Genomic segment of Pygocentrus nattereri isolate fPygNat1 chromosome 26, fPygNat1.pri, whole genome shotgun sequence:
TCTGTCTCGTAATTCCAACCTAATCAGCTCTCATTTCTGTAATCATACAAACATCCTGTTCTCCAGCTCTTTACTCTCTACAGATATTTGGTTGATAATTATAGTGTAATCAAGGCCTACATATTTCACTAACGCTATGAGTAATGTTTAATAGAAGCAAAACTTCTTTGCTCTGTAAGATTTATTCACACATACCTATTTTTTACAGCACCTATAAGCTTCCCATCAGCATAAATCCACACCTAAAACATCCTGAGCAGGTCAGTGTGACCATCATTATCAGTGCGAGATCCAGTGAGCCTCTGCCCAAGAAGCTAATTCATACTCAATTACATTTTGCTATGAGTGCCTTTCTGCCCACTCTGTAAAGTTTAGAAATTTAAAAGACAAACCTTTCTGAATTAGGTTACTTCCAATGTTGCACCCGAAACAACTTCGAAACAAGTTTGGAATAGAGGCAATCGCTACACTTCATTGCTGAGCAGCAAAGCCAGAAGGTGAGAGAGGTGGGGGTGAAAAGCTGCTGCCAAACCAAAATTGCATTTGAGCTGGCAGCTTCGTTCAGCAACCTTTCTAAAGAGATCAAGCAGTAAAGGGCATTCTGCTCCCACGGCTGGGTGTTTGTCCACACTCCATGGCTTTTCCCTTCAAAAAGCTGCTCTCTTGCACAAGACTTAACACAAAGACCAGTACAACCCTatcaccctctctctccactcagGATGTTGTCATTCAGCCAGGTTTAGTATTCCACAGCAGCTGCATCTCCAGCTCAGCAGGCAACAGTtcacaaagtaaataaaaagcgAGTAaataaagatgtaaataaatcCACAGTGTAGCCTTGGGTCATTTTTGCTTCTATGGTTTGACTCTGAACCATCAGTTTAGCTCTGATTGTTGGCACTTTCATTGTTGTTAACGTCACAATTTTACACAATGTGCTGTAACAATTTCTCTGAGAAGACGAGGGGGCTTacttttgtgcattttgattCCGAAAGCCCCCAGACTCTGGCAGTAGATAAagacaaaagaggaaaaagcaACTCTTCTGAGGGAATCATTTTCAGTCAGCCATTCTCTTGGGCAAGACAAGGTTCTTTTGTaaatttctctgcatactttctgCACCATTACATCAGTGTCATAAAACTAGTTTAGTAGTGTCCTGAGTGAACTAATACATGCGGAATGGAACAAGCCTATCAAGGCAGGTTTGTCTAACATGGTTTACTGCATCATATCCTACTCACCCTTCTAGATAAGACCCAAATAACTGACTCAAACGAGCACGGCTGCTGAAAAGAAACTGAATAGAGAGGCATGAAATTCTAGAGGCCTGCTAGGTTACACAGGTAACTCTCAGTGACAGGAGACACACAAGCAGACACAGAAATCATGGCTCTTCTAATACACTAGTTACTAGATAGCACTGTTTACAGTGTTACAAAGAGAGGGGATCTGCCATCTGGAGTTGGGTGTAAAAATAGTCTATGatgaaatttcttttttttttcattgcatcATCCTCAGAAGTCATTCAGGAATCTAAGCGAATCTGGTTTTACCACTTTTATGCAAATATGTGTTCACTTGACTAACCCTGCAATTCAGAAATGGTTGAGATCACAGGCAGTACACAGCTGCATCTTCACAAATCTCATTCTAGATTTAAGGTTTAATGTACCATTCCAACACATGAGCTCACTCTGAAAGATGATTCAGAATAATAATCATCAACTTGTATCTTGAGGTACTGTTGTCTGAAATAAATGCATGGTATTTTCAGTACTTTGTATGTGCTTACTGTAAATTGTAGGTCTCCTGTAACTTGTTCAGGAGAGAGTATGGAACAGAGAATTTCACTGTCTTATTAGagtcatttcagttcatttctatCCAGGCCACCAAGGAATTAATTTGGAACAATTGTTCTATTTGCGTAATGGACGCTCTCTCTTCATGCAGAAAGCTTATCTGATAATCTGGCACTGACACTCAGTAGCTCAAGCCCTTTTACTCATTCTTAtaacagcaaaaaaattaaaataataactgCCAATGATAAATAGCTCTTTAAACATAATATTTTAAAGGTGTTTATGAACAAGATAATTCTGACCTATACAAGACCCTACTCATTTATCTCCATACTCAATCTGAAGAGATAAAAACATAGACTGAAAGACCCAGCAACACCAGCTTTATGTATTACCTTCTATCATAACCAGTACCTTCAGTTCAGAACCTCTGATCAGAATGTTGGTAATCAATGAGCACAGCCAACATTCACTGCACACAGACTTTCACACACGCTCATAAAAAGCTTAAACACCTTAACAAATGTCCTTTTAAAGAAAATCTAGCTGTACCCTGTCAAATTCAACAGAGAGCTCATTAACAAACTAAAATGAAGAGCGTAAATCAGTAGTAAATGTGCAAAATCTAAACTTCAACACTCTTACAAACTTTTGcatccacaaaaaaaaaaaaaaaaaaaaaaaactgtcttaAACCCACTTTTCACACTGTCTTGTACACTTACATTTCTATAATGCAAAAGACAGAAGAAGGAACAGCTTTGCATTTTGGATGGCGGCTCAGGATAATTGAAAGCTCGGAAgacaagaccaaaaaaaaaaaaaaaaaaaaaaaaagctcatctCAACCAGAAAGTGTCTGTAAACACTAATGATCAGATTCAAATGCATATACTTACTGATTAGAGAGCTTCTATAGTTTCTAAAACGGAAACGTGCAGGCAAACTATTAAACAGTTACTGCACAGCAAGAAAATCACAATCAGGAATTTGTAAAGCTATTTTTGTTTGTATCAAATGTATGGTATTTTTCTATTCTCGAAGGCAACAGAATTAGGTTTGTAATAAATCTTTCCTCACATACCAGTGGTCATCAAAATAGCTTcgtatttctttaaataaatcatttacagCTTTAAAATATGGTTCCTATGGTCACTGACTGCTGAATCTAACATCGCACACTCTAATCATCTTTTGATCTTTAAGAAGTAAATATCAATCTCATGCTAgagatttatttttcttctttaatccTGGACTGGGGTCATCaccttttttttgtaaattccCTAACTGCAGCTTTAACAAATGTTAGGCTAATTCAAGTACCATTACTAttttaagtggaaaaacacaaaggTAATGAAATCAAGATAAAACCACTGGCCTTGTGACAAATACCAAAAGGCCAGTGGCATAATTTGTAATTCAGCCTATAAACAATACTGAGAAACAATATACCGACAGAGTATTAGCCATTTCATAAAGGTGACTAATagcttaaaacaaaacaaaaaactactgTGTGCTACTGTTAATTATGAATACAGCAGAATGCACAATGTGCTTCAAGATGAGAGCGCAAAACTGACAAGCTTGTATAAAGACAGCATAATAAATCCATGAGTCAAGGTAGTAGGCTATTCACAGTTGCAGTCTAATCAATGCAAGAGGCAAGCTTAACTATTTCCTTTATCTTTCCCAACACCATCCAGCAATTATATTATATGGAATCTCCATttgcaaaaactgaaagaaaaaacagtaaGGGTCATGGATTAAGCCCagtcttggactaaactgcaATACTAAAAATACTGTTTAGTCCTTGCTTAGGCTTAATCTTGGTGTGGGGAAACTGGCCCTAAGAATTCTGTACCACCATGTTCAAAGTGTTTCTGAACAAATTAGCATTCAAACAGACACCATACATTAGAAAATCAACTTCTACAGTAAAAAGCTATCACCCTGCAGAAACTTAGGAAAgagtttttaaaagattttgagCTAGACATAGCATAAACACGTGCTGCAGTTTCTGCACTTTACAAAAGTTTTCAAACCACCAGTAAACTCAAAAATCAATATGACTACCTTTTACCTTTCAAAAGGTTGTTTGTGCTCAGAGTCTGATTTTAATCTAATGTAGTTTCAAAGCTCTTTATAAGACATGTAACCACTCCAAAGTGCAAGCAAGGCAGTGTGTTTTGCCAATAATTCATAAATATATGTGCACACTGGAAAGACCTATAGATTTTAAGTAATCAAACATATATGACATGAGTAAACATGGTATAAAGTGatcaacagttttcaaaaatCCAAGCAGCAAACCTACATACTCAATAATACATAAACTATTGACTATATTGTGCTTCACACAGCAGGAAAGCACATATTGAAGCAGTATTGGATCACTGAAAACTGTCagtcacattttgttttttttttttaaggactTTGTGATATGACTAAAAATGACATTACAGTCAGTCATTATTGCATGATGTGAGCAAGCCCCAGGTAACCTTTAAGTACTAAAGACATAGAATCGGGTACTGGTCTTCACGCTACGTATTTGTATGTGCCTTTCATAATGCTATGTTTTTAAAGGTAAACATTCCATGTAGTACAAATGATTATCCAAGTAGACATAGTATGGGCTTAACCACTGCTAAGCAACTGTCATAATGGAATAGATTGCATGAATGCATGTGATTACGTGCATGTAGCCCCTTACTGCACAGTTTGATACAGATAACCTCTCTTATAGGCACTCAGTGGGTAGAAGGTGGCCACCACAAACTTGCCATCAAATGTCCGGCCTGTCAGCAGCCTCTGGGCTTCTTTGGAGTCTCCAGCATTTGCATACTCTACAAAGACCTGCAGGCACATGGTGGTCCATTACAACATAACCTCAGTAataatatatgtttttaaacaaaatagaaaaaaggcCAAATGACAGATTAACCACTTGCTACGACCAATTGTCCCAATTTTACGATCATGTGAGACATGAATATGTCGATCAGAAATGATAGTCTTACCTGGCCTTTGCCAGGATTTTCTTTTGGAATCAACAGGGATATGACTGAACCATATTTCTGGCATTCTTCCCTCATGTCTTCCataatttctaaataaaaaaaaaataattaaaaaaaattaacaaacataaaatacaccTGCTAATTGGAGAGCCTATTTGGGAGACAGTCCTCTTGGGTAACAAAAGGTCATACTGGTAGAACAAGGCACAATAAGAAAATGTCATGCACTCATGAACACTAAAAAGTAGGGGAGAGCAGAGCACAACCTAACACAGGTTGGTTTTCACTTATTAATTTTAAAGAATTTGAGCaagtttaatcattttatacaaaaaactgtttatttCCAGCACCTACAGTTTAATAATTCAGCAAAAAAGCAGAGAGagtaaaaatgtcatatttaaccCCAAAGGTGGGGTTACCAGTAACGGACAGAGGGGCTAGTTGTAACAGTCAATAAGAGGGCTGGTAAATTGACGCAAAGCACAATTAATACAATTCCGCAGCGCTTGACTAAGATGAACTTTCCGATctcaatacataaaaatatattcatcaAAATAAAAGTGATCAGTGATGTATTTACTGGTCAAATGTGGCAAATTTATTTTAGATCACAAAGTACAAAAGCAAATGTCAGCATcataaaacaattacattttatttatgcgTAATCCATGCAAACTTCCAAAAAAATTACAGTTTATATAGGGGGCATGGGGACATGTCCCAGTGTCTCTCTAGGgaggtttagatgtaaacactATGTTACAACTTACCTTAGTGGGGTTTGCAGTCACTGTgagaatttacatttttaaaaatggtgctACATTACAACCTCCAAGATTAAGACAAGggagattaaaataatataggTGTGAGTTCTGTGACACAGGACTCAGTGATCGCAAAACATTTACAATgatcaaatttacatttatggtataAAAACGTAAGGGTGAAACTTGAGAAATATCTGCCCACTTGCTGTGAAAATTCAAagacaacactgctgtgtcacAAGACTACAAATTACAACCTACTTCAACCAGtgtaactacataaaatatccaTGTCACTTTTTACCCTGTGGTAGTTTGTGCCCTGCTCTTTACAACAGGTCAATTAAACCATAGCTGCCTTCAATATTACTTTGATCTCAAAGGCTTAACACACAGCTGACGGTAGCACTCACCTTCGTATTCATCATCATTGTGCAAATGACAGTCATCAATTACGTTGAGCAGTCTAAGGATGGGTGTCGGGAGCATAACCAAGTCTTCAATGTGCGGTGCTGAAAATAAAGTAATTTTCTCATTCATGTAAACACAAGTCTGTATATCTGGATAATGCATCGCTGTGATAGACATTCTACTTTAAATGTTCATACCAAAAGGAATACTGAAGAAGGGACTGATCAGTGCGGCTTCAGCCGTGCTCCTGCGATTGGGGTTGTTGTGAAGCATGCTGAAGACAGAAAGACATGCATGTTATTCACAGGTGAAAACACCTACACAGAGTTTAGACTGAGTCTTTTGTATAAAATTGTCTACCTTTTAATAAGATCTCTCAGATGATAGACAGGAATAGCAGGGTACACCACAGAATTGCTTGAAAAGATATGATCAACAATTGCTGCACTGTTATTCTGCAAAAGAATAGCATATAATGGTGCACTGTCATTTGTACTCACAGTATGCAATTACATCCAAAAAATGATCTTCTAGATATTTAaattctgaatattcatttaCTCTAAGTAAATTTGATAATATGTGCATATTACTGAACTGCTAAATCACTTGAATAATGCTTTCAAAATGATGCTCAGGTAAATTGCCATTACTTTACAAAGGAAGACCACCAGCAGACAAAATGTAGGAAGACAACTGAAAAACATGTACAGAAGCTAActtattattaatgataaatataggaagaatttgtttgtttttaaaaaaataaggtTGATATGCTTGAGCACACCTCACTCTAATTATTCATGTAAATCACTaaaacctgtttttttctttgcttggtTTTATGGGTCATTTTTTACTGTTACAGATTTGggcattaaaataaaaccttCAAAACACTTGCTATAACTTCCATCTGAAGTTTTATCAGCAATGATGTATAAAAAGCAAAGAGCAATATCTCTGCCGACCTTCCATTCCTGAGACTTGATGGTTTCTTTCAGTTTGATTCCTGAGAACATTTCCAGCAGAATGATGCCCAAGCTCCACAAGTCCACAGCGGTAGTGCAGCCTGAGTTTCCCTCCAGTCCTGCCTTGGCCAGTGAATTCTGCAGCTCTGCCTCTGGGGCCCGGTACCCATCAGTCTGGATGTACTTCACATCCTGTGAGGCACAATCATAAATCAGCAATGACAACACTGTGAGCAGCCATCTCAAGAGTTAAaggtaaaatattttaaaagcaatGAAAATCATATAATTCTCATATAGTGCCCCTTTAATTTAAGCAACTGCATCATTTTAGCCCACAACCAGCACCTCACCTGATGCCCCTCTTTGAAGCTCAGCCCAAAGTCAATGAGCTTAAAACACTCATCGTCTGGGCTCCAGAGGATGTTGCGGGGCTTGAGGTCTGCGTGCACATAGCCCTCTCTATGCAGAAAGCACAGAGCCTCGAGCACGTCACGGGCGCAGTGCTGGATCAGCCACATGGAGTGGCCCTGGTTGCTGGCTCTGACCAACAATTCTGACACGCTCACATCCAGAAGCTCAAGCAGTAAGCAGCGTGTGGCTATGCCCACTGGGTTATGGTGGGTGAACACTCCATACAGGGTCACTACAGAGCAAGAGCAAAAACAATGCAGGTGAACATCCCATTTAAGACCAACACACATCAGAAGCAAAACGGACTTCTGCAATAACTGAACTTGAGTACCTGTCCTAATAAACCTGAGACCTTTTGGTCAGCTAACTAACCCTTCCTCAGGCTCCTCATCCCAGTCTACCTACCGATATTTTTGTGTCCCTGGATATCCTCCAGCACGGCTCTCTCCTTCAGATACCCGTAATCCCCGCCCTGTGCGTCCGCCTGGAACTCCTTCACGGCGGCCGAGCTGGCTCTGCCCGAGCTGACCGAACTGACCCTGTACACTGAGGCCGAACCCCCCTGCCCTAGGCGGGCCTGTACCTTCCACATTTCGCCGAAGATCTCAAAGAGAACCGGCTTCATGGCCTCGTCTGACGGCGGGGCGACAGGCAGCACCGCTGCGGTACTAACGGGGCTGCTTCCCGAACCACAGGCCATAACGGAGCTCAGCGGCTAGGCGTCCATATCGTAAGACGAAAGAGGCTTCCCTGCTGCTCACTGCATCCCAGGCAGCTCGCACACACTAACGGCTGCCCAGTAAGCGGTTGAGAATGCGGCTCTGCTTCATTTGAGGATGTAGGATAGGCGGACAGACTCGGCCTCGGTGTAAACTCCAGCTAAGCTAACGCGACTGGCAGGTCCGGCGATAAGGTAACTAACGCAGTTAAAACACCACAGCTGTAATCTTCAGCCCTGCCGCTCACGGCATGTCCAGCACTACCCAGCCCACCCCGAAGTGGTGTATCGTCTATAATGTTACAtgtagaaataataaataaaactgtttttcttgGTGGTAAAACTCAACATTCCGGCCATTGTTTTGGCGGCCATTTGAACGGAAGCGAAGTCACGACTTACCGGAAACTACTTCGCTCGGCTGTGCAGCTTCATTTATTCACGTTTATTGCCAGAACCGAAGCAGTTAACTAGATTATCTAAAATGCAGGTCTAGTGTTagtaataaaacatataaagcaATAAAACCTCAATATAATGACAATGAGTGGTTTTTGTTTGTCATCTtttgctgagttgcatccatagacaacaaaaacaaaacaataaataaacgaTCCAGACCACAGACAGGGCCGAGCCAAGCCACGGTGCCCCAAAGCACATCTGAGAGCAGCTGCTGCAGAAGCCGCGCATCATTCTTATCATGtaaagagagggggaaaggaGTCATGCAAAAAAATCAGCTAATCACTTTTAACTAAATTATCTGAAGTTACTTTACAATTCTACATACCTTCTAGCCC
This window contains:
- the uhmk1 gene encoding serine/threonine-protein kinase Kist, with translation MACGSGSSPVSTAAVLPVAPPSDEAMKPVLFEIFGEMWKVQARLGQGGSASVYRVSSVSSGRASSAAVKEFQADAQGGDYGYLKERAVLEDIQGHKNIVTLYGVFTHHNPVGIATRCLLLELLDVSVSELLVRASNQGHSMWLIQHCARDVLEALCFLHREGYVHADLKPRNILWSPDDECFKLIDFGLSFKEGHQDVKYIQTDGYRAPEAELQNSLAKAGLEGNSGCTTAVDLWSLGIILLEMFSGIKLKETIKSQEWKNNSAAIVDHIFSSNSVVYPAIPVYHLRDLIKSMLHNNPNRRSTAEAALISPFFSIPFAPHIEDLVMLPTPILRLLNVIDDCHLHNDDEYEEIMEDMREECQKYGSVISLLIPKENPGKGQVFVEYANAGDSKEAQRLLTGRTFDGKFVVATFYPLSAYKRGYLYQTVQ